A region from the uncultured Holophaga sp. genome encodes:
- a CDS encoding DMT family protein produces the protein MTFRAWTPIALLVVSNIFMTFAWYGHLRSQRSMPLLLAILSSWGIAFFEYCLMVPANRIGFGRYTLPQLKVIQEVVTLCVFALFTVFYMRGKLSLNHAWAGLCLVGAVYFSFRK, from the coding sequence ATGACCTTCCGCGCCTGGACCCCCATTGCTCTGCTGGTCGTTTCCAACATCTTCATGACCTTTGCCTGGTACGGCCACCTCCGCTCCCAGCGGAGCATGCCCCTTCTGCTGGCCATCCTCAGCAGCTGGGGCATCGCCTTCTTTGAATACTGCCTGATGGTGCCTGCCAACCGCATCGGCTTCGGTCGCTACACCCTCCCCCAGCTCAAGGTGATCCAGGAGGTGGTGACCCTCTGTGTCTTCGCCCTCTTCACGGTCTTCTACATGAGGGGGAAGCTCTCCCTCAACCACGCCTGGGCCGGGCTCTGCCTGGTGGGGGCGGTCTACTTCAGCTTCCGGAAATAG
- a CDS encoding DUF3373 domain-containing protein: MKGSTALALMTAFIAGASPLTALRGADPELQQRVESLEKELAALKQQLKDTDRKVGRVEDKSLGRWLTVSGDYRFRYDHLKADTAAYYQMNPANTASDGSDLFIAMPAQSLENSSLYTNRFGLNLDVKAAQDISLHARLLMYKISGAQDDTALRAGGSQVYFADRAGLFDGTLGHVPGSSALAVDQVYATWKNILDQPMWFSIGRRPSTGGSPGHLKANLERPGNSGVPQLLVDYAFDGMTLGYAPEWNSLPGAYVKLCYGRGFENGINDKQGNGLHDTDMIGINIVPYDTDPLRVEFQYNRGISIFNTPVMLTGPFAGSSPAVDLGNIDWFGLNVIGQIRNAGPGALNWFVSAGMSRTDPNANTVQVQLQTPITGYTTSDGLLDTQSGLMWTGTRERKTGYALYLGGRYDIASTRTKLGLEYNRGSKDWITFAPAADDMWTSKVGTRGSVWEAYVIQELALKPISSWRSKAFFKVGYQYYNFDYTGSNNWVGAPVKLGDLGAATVMGPSYPQMLTPLENASDIYATFEVQF, encoded by the coding sequence ATGAAAGGATCCACTGCCCTTGCCCTCATGACAGCGTTCATCGCCGGAGCCTCACCCTTGACCGCCCTGCGAGGGGCCGACCCGGAGCTCCAGCAGCGGGTGGAAAGCCTGGAAAAGGAGTTGGCCGCCCTCAAGCAGCAACTGAAGGACACCGACCGCAAGGTCGGCAGGGTGGAGGACAAGTCCCTGGGACGCTGGCTCACGGTGAGCGGGGACTACCGCTTCCGCTATGACCATCTCAAGGCCGACACGGCGGCCTACTACCAGATGAACCCAGCCAACACCGCCTCCGACGGCAGCGACCTCTTCATCGCCATGCCCGCCCAGTCCCTCGAGAACAGCTCCCTCTACACCAACCGCTTCGGCCTGAACCTGGATGTGAAGGCGGCCCAGGACATCAGCCTCCATGCCCGCCTCCTCATGTACAAGATCAGCGGTGCCCAGGACGACACGGCACTGCGCGCAGGGGGCAGCCAGGTCTACTTTGCGGACCGGGCAGGACTCTTCGATGGCACCCTCGGCCATGTCCCCGGCAGCAGCGCCCTGGCGGTGGACCAGGTCTACGCCACCTGGAAGAACATCCTGGACCAGCCCATGTGGTTCAGCATCGGCCGCCGTCCCTCCACCGGCGGTTCCCCTGGCCACCTCAAGGCGAACCTGGAGCGGCCGGGCAATTCCGGGGTCCCCCAGCTCCTGGTGGACTATGCCTTCGATGGGATGACCCTGGGGTACGCCCCGGAGTGGAACAGCCTGCCGGGCGCCTACGTCAAGCTCTGCTACGGGCGGGGCTTCGAGAACGGCATCAACGACAAGCAGGGCAACGGTCTGCACGACACCGACATGATCGGTATCAACATCGTGCCCTATGACACGGATCCCCTCAGGGTCGAGTTCCAGTACAACCGCGGGATCTCCATCTTCAACACCCCGGTGATGCTGACCGGGCCCTTCGCCGGGAGCAGTCCGGCGGTGGACCTCGGCAACATCGACTGGTTCGGCCTCAATGTGATCGGACAGATCAGGAATGCCGGACCCGGGGCCCTCAACTGGTTTGTCTCAGCGGGCATGAGCCGCACCGACCCCAACGCCAACACGGTCCAGGTGCAGCTCCAGACCCCTATCACCGGCTACACCACCAGTGACGGGCTCCTGGACACCCAGTCCGGCCTGATGTGGACCGGCACCCGGGAGCGGAAGACCGGTTACGCCCTGTACCTGGGAGGCCGCTACGACATCGCCTCCACCCGGACCAAGCTGGGGCTGGAGTACAACCGGGGCTCCAAGGACTGGATCACCTTCGCTCCCGCCGCCGATGACATGTGGACCAGCAAGGTCGGCACCCGGGGCAGCGTCTGGGAGGCCTATGTCATCCAGGAACTGGCCCTCAAGCCCATCTCCTCCTGGCGGAGCAAGGCCTTCTTCAAGGTGGGCTACCAGTACTACAACTTCGACTACACCGGCAGCAACAACTGGGTGGGGGCCCCGGTGAAGCTGGGGGACCTCGGCGCCGCCACCGTCATGGGACCCAGCTATCCCCAGATGCTGACCCCCCTGGAGAATGCCTCGGATATCTACGCCACCTTCGAAGTCCAGTTCTGA
- a CDS encoding NAD(P)H-dependent oxidoreductase: MAEAKKIGVLVGSLRKASFNRKMAKALLGLAPAGLELEIVEIGELPLYNEDLESQVPAAWSSFRQQIAACAGVIFVTPEYNRSIPAAVKNAVDVGSRPYGKGVWNGKPGAIVSVSPGALGAFGANHALRQALVFPDVQVMAQPEAYIGNAATLFAEDGSLAVEPVKEHMVRFLQAFEAHVERCGK; encoded by the coding sequence ATGGCGGAAGCAAAGAAGATTGGTGTGCTGGTGGGCAGCCTGCGCAAGGCGTCCTTCAACCGGAAGATGGCCAAGGCCCTGCTCGGCTTGGCTCCGGCCGGCCTGGAACTGGAGATCGTGGAAATCGGAGAGCTGCCCCTCTACAACGAGGATCTGGAGAGCCAGGTCCCCGCCGCCTGGAGCAGCTTCCGCCAGCAGATCGCCGCCTGCGCCGGGGTGATCTTCGTGACCCCCGAATACAACCGCTCCATCCCCGCCGCCGTCAAGAACGCCGTGGATGTGGGTTCCCGCCCCTACGGCAAGGGCGTCTGGAACGGCAAGCCCGGGGCCATCGTGAGCGTCTCCCCCGGCGCCCTGGGCGCTTTCGGGGCCAACCACGCCCTGCGCCAGGCCCTGGTCTTCCCCGACGTCCAGGTGATGGCCCAGCCCGAGGCGTACATCGGCAACGCCGCCACCCTCTTCGCAGAGGATGGCAGCTTGGCCGTAGAGCCGGTCAAGGAGCACATGGTCCGTTTCCTCCAGGCTTTTGAGGCCCATGTGGAGCGCTGCGGCAAGTAG
- the metH gene encoding methionine synthase produces MQTDRTAELTELLHQRILILDGAMGTMIQRHGLTEEDFRGSCCAGHSHDVKGNNDLLVLSRPDLIRGIHEAYLAAGADIIETCTFNANRLSQADYHLEAKVRELNVTGARLAREACDAFTAQDPSKPRFVAGVLGPTSRTASISPDVNDPGHRNVSFEELVEAYLEAIEGLTEGGADLLLVETIFDTLNAKAALFALEQFFAKAGRRWPVMISGTITDASGRTLSGQTAEAFWNSLRHIGPISFGLNCALGAKELRQHVEELARLCDCAVSAHPNAGLPNAFGGYDETPEALAAEIGDWARQGLVNIVGGCCGTTPDHIAAIARAVGGVKPRTPAVLEPRLRLSGLEPFNVGPDSLFVNVGERTNVTGSRVFAKMILEGRFDDALAVARQQVENGAQVIDINMDDAMLDGKAAMERFLKLIASEPDISRVPIMLDSSKWEIIEAGLKCIQGKGIVNSISMKEGETKFLEQARLARRYGAAVIVMAFDEKGQADTYARKTAICGRAYQLLTENGFPAEDIIFDPNIFAIATGIEEHNSYAVDFIEACRWIHANLPHAKISGGVSNVSFSFRGNDAVREAIHTVFLYHAIQAGLSMAIVNAGMVGIYDELEPELRAKVEAVVLNSSPEAGEELVDFAQTVREGKAKESGPDLSWRELPVEKRLEHALVKGITEFVVEDTEACRAALEQAGQPPLAVIEGPLMAGMNHVGDLFGAGKMFLPQVVKSARVMKQAVAHLVPFIEEEKLRTGASSKGRIVMATVKGDVHDIGKNIVGVVLGCNGYEVIDLGVMVPCDRILHAAREHGAQAIGLSGLITPSLEEMGHVATEMERQGFQVPLLIGGATTSKPHTALKIAPHYSGTVVQVPDASRAVGVVTRLFSTASGPFREELAAEHARLRELHAQRKPQPMATLEAARARAFRWNADPGYRPSTPATLGRQVLGDLDLATLASYIDWTPFFWVWELAGAYPAILEDAVVGETARSLFADAQAMLAQLVEEHWLTAKAVFGLYPANAVGDDIELYTDESRSSTHLVWHGLRQQLEKPGDQPLLCLSDYLAPKGIPDWIGAFAVTAGLGIERKLAEFEAEHDDYRAIMLKALADRLAEASAEWLHREIRMRHWGFAPEETLDRAALIRERYRGIRPAPGYPACPDHTVKGDLFRLLDAPGNADMTLTESYAMSPAASVSGFCFAHPQARYFGVTRIGRDQLEDWARRKGMPLSEAERWLAPVL; encoded by the coding sequence GTGCAGACCGACCGTACCGCCGAACTCACCGAGCTGCTCCACCAGCGGATCCTCATCCTGGACGGTGCGATGGGCACCATGATCCAGCGCCACGGGCTGACGGAAGAGGACTTCCGGGGCAGCTGCTGTGCCGGGCACAGCCACGATGTGAAGGGCAACAACGACCTCCTGGTGCTCAGCCGCCCGGACCTCATCCGGGGCATCCACGAGGCTTACCTGGCAGCCGGTGCGGACATCATCGAGACCTGCACCTTCAACGCCAACCGCCTCTCCCAGGCGGACTACCACCTGGAGGCGAAGGTCCGGGAGCTCAACGTGACGGGGGCCCGGCTGGCCCGGGAAGCCTGCGATGCCTTCACCGCCCAGGATCCCTCGAAGCCCCGCTTCGTGGCCGGTGTGCTGGGACCCACCTCCCGCACCGCCTCCATCTCCCCGGATGTGAACGACCCCGGCCACCGGAACGTCAGCTTCGAGGAGCTGGTGGAGGCCTATCTGGAGGCCATCGAGGGCCTCACCGAGGGGGGCGCCGACCTGCTGCTGGTCGAGACCATCTTCGATACCCTCAATGCCAAGGCCGCCCTCTTCGCCCTGGAGCAGTTCTTCGCAAAGGCAGGTCGCCGCTGGCCTGTCATGATCTCGGGCACCATCACCGACGCCTCGGGGCGCACCCTCTCGGGGCAGACCGCCGAGGCTTTCTGGAATTCGCTGCGCCACATCGGCCCGATCTCCTTCGGCCTCAACTGCGCCCTGGGGGCCAAGGAGCTGCGCCAGCACGTGGAGGAGCTGGCCCGCCTCTGCGACTGCGCCGTCTCGGCACACCCCAACGCGGGCCTGCCCAATGCCTTCGGAGGCTACGACGAGACCCCCGAAGCCCTGGCAGCGGAGATCGGCGACTGGGCCCGACAAGGCCTGGTGAACATCGTGGGGGGCTGCTGCGGCACCACCCCCGACCACATCGCCGCCATCGCCCGGGCCGTGGGGGGCGTGAAGCCCCGCACCCCCGCGGTGCTGGAGCCCAGGCTGCGCCTCTCGGGCCTGGAGCCCTTCAACGTGGGCCCCGACTCCCTCTTTGTGAACGTGGGCGAGCGCACCAATGTCACCGGCTCCCGGGTCTTCGCCAAGATGATCCTGGAGGGCCGCTTCGACGACGCCCTGGCGGTGGCCCGCCAGCAGGTGGAGAACGGCGCCCAGGTCATCGACATCAACATGGACGACGCCATGCTGGACGGCAAGGCAGCCATGGAGCGCTTCCTCAAGCTCATCGCCTCGGAACCGGACATCTCTCGGGTGCCCATCATGCTCGACTCCTCCAAGTGGGAGATCATCGAGGCGGGCCTCAAGTGCATCCAGGGCAAGGGCATCGTCAACTCCATCTCCATGAAGGAGGGCGAGACCAAGTTCCTGGAGCAGGCGCGCCTGGCCCGGCGCTACGGCGCGGCAGTCATCGTCATGGCCTTTGATGAAAAGGGCCAGGCGGACACCTACGCCCGCAAGACCGCCATCTGCGGCCGGGCCTACCAGCTCCTCACAGAGAACGGATTTCCCGCCGAGGACATCATCTTCGACCCCAACATCTTCGCCATCGCCACGGGCATCGAGGAGCACAACAGCTACGCCGTGGACTTCATCGAGGCCTGCCGCTGGATCCACGCGAACCTGCCTCACGCCAAGATCTCCGGGGGGGTCTCCAACGTCTCCTTCTCCTTCCGGGGCAACGATGCGGTGCGGGAGGCCATCCACACCGTCTTCCTCTACCACGCCATCCAGGCGGGCCTCAGCATGGCCATCGTCAATGCAGGCATGGTGGGCATCTACGACGAACTGGAGCCAGAGCTGCGTGCCAAGGTGGAGGCAGTGGTCCTCAACAGCTCCCCCGAAGCCGGTGAAGAGCTGGTGGATTTCGCCCAGACCGTGCGGGAGGGCAAGGCCAAGGAGAGCGGCCCTGATCTGAGCTGGCGGGAACTGCCGGTGGAGAAGCGCCTGGAGCACGCCCTGGTGAAGGGCATCACGGAGTTCGTGGTGGAGGACACCGAGGCCTGCCGCGCCGCCCTGGAGCAGGCCGGTCAGCCCCCCCTGGCGGTCATCGAGGGGCCTCTCATGGCGGGCATGAACCACGTGGGGGATCTCTTCGGAGCCGGGAAGATGTTCCTGCCCCAGGTGGTCAAGTCCGCCCGGGTCATGAAGCAGGCCGTGGCGCACCTGGTTCCCTTCATCGAGGAGGAAAAGCTGCGCACCGGGGCCAGCAGCAAGGGCCGCATCGTCATGGCCACCGTCAAGGGCGATGTGCACGACATCGGCAAGAACATCGTGGGCGTGGTGCTGGGCTGCAATGGCTACGAGGTCATCGACCTGGGGGTCATGGTGCCCTGCGACCGTATCCTCCACGCCGCCCGGGAGCACGGCGCCCAGGCCATCGGCCTCTCGGGCCTCATCACCCCCTCCCTGGAGGAGATGGGACACGTGGCCACCGAGATGGAGCGCCAGGGCTTCCAGGTGCCCCTCCTCATCGGCGGGGCCACCACCAGCAAGCCTCACACCGCCCTCAAGATCGCCCCCCACTACTCGGGCACGGTGGTGCAGGTGCCCGATGCCTCCCGGGCGGTGGGGGTGGTGACCCGCCTCTTTTCAACAGCGAGTGGCCCCTTCCGTGAAGAGCTCGCCGCCGAGCATGCCCGGCTCCGGGAACTCCACGCCCAGCGCAAACCCCAGCCCATGGCCACCCTGGAGGCGGCCCGCGCCCGGGCCTTCCGTTGGAATGCCGATCCCGGCTACCGCCCCTCCACCCCCGCCACCCTGGGGCGCCAGGTGCTGGGGGATCTGGATCTGGCGACCCTCGCCAGCTACATCGACTGGACCCCCTTCTTCTGGGTCTGGGAGCTGGCGGGCGCCTACCCGGCGATTCTGGAGGACGCGGTGGTCGGCGAGACCGCCCGCTCCCTCTTCGCCGATGCCCAGGCCATGCTGGCCCAACTGGTGGAGGAGCACTGGCTCACCGCCAAGGCAGTCTTCGGGCTCTACCCCGCCAATGCCGTGGGGGATGACATCGAGCTCTACACCGACGAGAGCCGCAGCAGCACCCACCTGGTCTGGCACGGTCTCCGCCAGCAGCTGGAGAAGCCCGGGGATCAGCCCCTGCTCTGCCTCTCGGACTACCTGGCCCCCAAGGGCATCCCCGACTGGATCGGTGCCTTCGCGGTCACCGCCGGTCTGGGCATCGAGCGGAAGCTGGCGGAGTTCGAGGCGGAGCACGATGACTACCGGGCCATCATGCTCAAGGCCCTGGCGGACCGCTTGGCCGAGGCCAGTGCCGAGTGGCTCCACCGCGAAATCCGCATGCGTCACTGGGGCTTCGCCCCCGAGGAGACTCTGGACCGCGCCGCCCTCATCCGGGAACGCTACCGGGGCATCCGTCCCGCCCCCGGCTACCCCGCCTGCCCCGACCACACCGTGAAGGGTGACCTCTTCCGCCTCCTGGATGCCCCGGGCAACGCGGACATGACCCTCACCGAGTCCTACGCCATGAGCCCCGCAGCCTCCGTTTCAGGCTTCTGCTTCGCCCACCCCCAGGCCCGCTACTTCGGCGTCACCCGCATCGGTCGGGATCAGCTGGAGGACTGGGCCCGGCGCAAGGGCATGCCCCTCAGCGAAGCCGAGAGGTGGCTGGCGCCGGTGCTGTGA
- a CDS encoding LysR family transcriptional regulator — translation MALLERIHLTIIREVHRLGSLTAAAETLCLTQSALSHTMRKLEQQAGTPVWIREGRHLRLTQAGEDLLALAGRVLPQLEEAESRMVQYARGERGSLRIGMECHPCYQWLLRVVDPFIRTWPQVDVDVRQRFQFGGIEALLAYEIDVLVTPDPIHRPGLRFEPVFDYELVLVVAREHALAGLPFVEPAQLATETLIAYPVSLERLDIYHRFLTPAGILPRRHKVIETTDIMVSMVAAGRGVAAMPRWLAEEYAGRLGIVPVRLGPQGIPKQICLGLREADGETDYLQDFFRLARRSAGA, via the coding sequence ATGGCCCTGCTTGAGCGCATCCACTTGACCATCATCCGGGAGGTCCATCGCCTCGGCTCGCTCACCGCAGCGGCGGAGACCCTGTGTCTGACGCAGTCCGCCCTGAGCCACACCATGAGGAAGCTGGAGCAGCAGGCTGGGACCCCAGTCTGGATCCGGGAGGGTCGGCACCTGCGTCTGACCCAGGCGGGGGAGGATCTCCTGGCACTGGCGGGGCGGGTGCTCCCGCAGTTGGAGGAGGCGGAGTCGAGGATGGTCCAGTACGCCAGAGGCGAGAGGGGCTCCCTGCGCATCGGCATGGAGTGCCACCCCTGCTACCAGTGGCTCCTGCGGGTGGTGGACCCCTTCATACGGACCTGGCCGCAGGTGGATGTGGATGTGCGTCAGCGCTTCCAGTTCGGTGGCATTGAGGCCCTCCTCGCCTACGAGATCGATGTCCTGGTGACCCCGGACCCCATCCACCGCCCTGGCCTGCGCTTCGAGCCCGTCTTCGACTACGAGCTGGTGCTGGTGGTGGCCAGGGAGCACGCCCTGGCGGGTCTCCCCTTCGTCGAGCCCGCCCAGCTCGCCACGGAGACCCTCATCGCCTACCCAGTGAGTCTCGAACGCCTGGACATCTACCACCGGTTCCTCACGCCGGCCGGGATCCTGCCCAGACGCCACAAGGTCATCGAGACCACGGACATCATGGTCTCCATGGTGGCCGCCGGGCGCGGGGTGGCGGCCATGCCCCGCTGGCTGGCGGAGGAATACGCTGGACGCCTGGGGATCGTCCCGGTCCGCCTGGGCCCCCAGGGCATTCCCAAGCAGATCTGCCTGGGGTTGCGGGAGGCCGATGGCGAGACGGACTATCTCCAGGACTTCTTCCGCCTGGCGCGCCGGAGTGCGGGCGCCTGA